Proteins from one Candidatus Desulfovibrio trichonymphae genomic window:
- a CDS encoding HU family DNA-binding protein, with protein sequence MTKAELVDKIRAKAGLSSKAKAEEALDAVIASVRETLAAGDSVTFTGFGSFKVVTRAARKGRNPRTGKEITIPAGKVAKFTPGKGLKDAIK encoded by the coding sequence ATGACAAAAGCTGAGCTTGTTGACAAAATCCGCGCCAAAGCTGGCCTGTCCTCAAAAGCCAAGGCTGAGGAAGCCCTGGACGCCGTGATTGCCTCAGTACGCGAGACTCTGGCCGCCGGTGATTCAGTCACCTTTACCGGTTTCGGCAGCTTCAAAGTTGTGACGCGGGCCGCACGTAAGGGCCGCAACCCCCGCACGGGCAAAGAAATTACCATTCCTGCTGGTAAAGTTGCCAAATTTACCCCAGGCAAGGGTCTGAAAGACGCCATCAAATAG
- the murI gene encoding glutamate racemase, which produces MHNPSLLPVALFDSGMGGLTVLKALAECLPAEDMIYLGDTARLPYGTKGCDTIIRYTLKAAGKLVDMGVKMLVVACNTATATALPTIRDHFAPLPVLGVVEPGAMAAAGASRNGQIVVIATEATIAGGAYQQAIARIRPEARVLGQACTLFVPLAEEGWMKGAIVEGIARHYLKHVFTPAVTTAVTTPRPDTLLLGCTHFPLLLHALQRVVGPHVRIIDSAATTAQCVKEELTRRALLRNAGHTGVSRFLTTDNCARFARTGSLFLGRPLKPDEVDLIDL; this is translated from the coding sequence ATGCATAACCCTTCCCTGCTGCCTGTCGCCCTGTTTGACTCGGGCATGGGCGGTTTGACTGTGCTTAAGGCTCTGGCAGAATGTTTGCCGGCCGAGGATATGATCTACTTGGGGGATACAGCCCGTCTGCCTTACGGCACCAAGGGGTGTGACACCATCATTCGGTATACCCTCAAGGCGGCGGGCAAACTGGTGGATATGGGCGTTAAAATGCTGGTTGTAGCCTGCAATACCGCGACAGCGACCGCACTGCCCACAATTCGCGACCATTTTGCCCCGCTGCCGGTGCTGGGTGTTGTGGAGCCGGGCGCCATGGCCGCCGCCGGCGCGAGCCGCAACGGACAGATTGTGGTTATCGCCACAGAAGCCACTATTGCCGGAGGCGCCTATCAACAGGCTATTGCACGTATTCGTCCGGAAGCGCGCGTGCTGGGGCAGGCCTGCACGCTGTTTGTCCCCCTCGCCGAAGAGGGCTGGATGAAGGGAGCCATTGTCGAGGGCATCGCCCGACACTATTTGAAGCACGTTTTTACACCGGCCGTTACGACGGCCGTTACGACCCCGAGGCCGGACACGCTGTTGTTGGGCTGCACGCATTTTCCCCTGCTGCTGCACGCCCTGCAGCGCGTTGTAGGGCCGCATGTGCGCATCATTGACTCAGCGGCCACAACAGCGCAGTGCGTAAAGGAAGAACTGACCAGGCGCGCTTTGCTGCGAAACGCCGGCCATACCGGCGTCAGCCGTTTTTTGACAACAGATAATTGCGCCCGTTTTGCCCGCACCGGAAGTTTGTTTCTGGGACGTCCCTTGAAGCCGGATGAGGTAGATCTTATTGATTTGTAA
- a CDS encoding sulfite exporter TauE/SafE family protein: MYFPTAGIECHPFFPFCVAIGVSFVTSMGGVSGAFLLLPFQMSFLGYTNPSVSATNQFFNVLSCPAGVWRYWREGRLVWPLTATVAIGTLPGVFAGAFIRINWLPDPARFKIFTGLVLLYVGGKMLWDLRGKEHASIAETNAQHVERSFYAGQKNGVETAVQSNACTRLVWNSRTFIFDFQNQEFAVPCRRLALLSLVVGLVGGVYGIGGGAIMAPFLVSLFGLPVYAVAGATLFATFLTSVAGVNFYSLLAPLYPGIAVAPDWRMGLLLGLGGMMGMYMGARCQKYVPARVLKYLLAGILLFTAARYLGQTL; encoded by the coding sequence ATGTATTTCCCCACAGCCGGTATTGAATGCCACCCTTTTTTCCCCTTTTGCGTGGCCATTGGCGTTTCCTTTGTGACTTCCATGGGCGGCGTTTCCGGCGCCTTTCTTTTGTTGCCTTTTCAGATGAGCTTTCTCGGCTACACCAATCCGAGCGTCAGCGCCACCAATCAGTTTTTCAACGTTCTGTCCTGCCCTGCGGGCGTGTGGCGTTATTGGCGCGAAGGACGGCTTGTCTGGCCGCTGACGGCCACCGTGGCCATCGGCACTCTGCCGGGCGTGTTCGCCGGGGCTTTCATCCGCATCAACTGGCTGCCGGATCCCGCCCGTTTCAAGATTTTTACAGGCCTTGTGCTCCTGTATGTCGGCGGTAAAATGCTGTGGGATCTGCGCGGCAAAGAACACGCTTCCATTGCCGAAACCAATGCGCAGCATGTCGAACGCAGCTTTTACGCCGGACAAAAAAACGGCGTGGAAACGGCAGTGCAGAGCAACGCCTGCACAAGGCTCGTTTGGAACAGCCGTACATTTATATTTGATTTTCAGAATCAAGAATTTGCCGTCCCATGCCGGAGACTTGCCCTGCTCAGTCTTGTGGTGGGGCTTGTAGGCGGGGTTTACGGCATCGGCGGCGGAGCGATTATGGCTCCCTTTCTGGTTTCCCTGTTTGGTTTGCCCGTTTATGCCGTTGCCGGCGCCACACTTTTTGCCACATTTTTGACGTCTGTGGCGGGCGTGAATTTTTACTCTCTGCTGGCGCCGTTATACCCCGGCATTGCTGTGGCGCCGGACTGGCGGATGGGTCTTTTGCTGGGTCTTGGCGGCATGATGGGCATGTACATGGGCGCACGCTGTCAGAAATATGTTCCGGCGCGTGTGTTGAAATATCTGCTCGCCGGCATTTTACTCTTTACAGCGGCACGGTATTTGGGGCAAACTTTGTAA
- the hisH gene encoding imidazole glycerol phosphate synthase subunit HisH: MLAILDYEAGNQTSVCRALEHLGIPCAVTADTAVLDSANGIVFPGVGAAGQAMGALAAGLDASLRLAVQTGKPLLGICLGCQILLEYSEENNARTLGLVPGACRRFADNMQQEDGSPAPVPHMGWNSLRVRTESLLLAGISPEAEFYFVHSYYVAPDPTFVIATTVYGREFCSCYGRDGLWAVQFHPEKSGRPGLILLRNFYNYCREARRAQ; this comes from the coding sequence ATGCTGGCCATTTTGGACTACGAGGCGGGCAATCAGACGAGCGTATGCCGGGCGCTGGAACACCTTGGTATACCCTGTGCCGTCACGGCGGACACGGCCGTGCTTGACAGCGCGAACGGCATTGTCTTCCCCGGTGTCGGCGCCGCAGGTCAGGCTATGGGCGCTCTCGCCGCCGGGCTGGATGCGTCCCTGCGTCTGGCTGTGCAAACAGGCAAACCGCTTTTGGGCATCTGCCTCGGCTGCCAGATACTGCTGGAATACAGCGAAGAAAACAACGCAAGGACATTGGGCCTTGTGCCGGGTGCCTGCCGCCGTTTTGCAGACAATATGCAGCAGGAGGACGGCTCGCCCGCTCCGGTGCCGCACATGGGCTGGAACAGCCTGCGCGTTCGAACAGAAAGCCTTCTGCTTGCGGGAATCTCGCCGGAGGCGGAATTTTATTTTGTGCACAGCTATTATGTGGCGCCTGACCCCACTTTTGTGATCGCCACAACCGTCTACGGGCGTGAGTTCTGTTCCTGCTACGGCCGCGACGGTCTGTGGGCAGTGCAGTTTCATCCGGAAAAAAGCGGCCGGCCCGGCCTCATCCTGCTGCGCAATTTTTACAACTATTGCCGGGAGGCGCGCCGTGCTCAGTAA
- the hisF gene encoding imidazole glycerol phosphate synthase subunit HisF, with product MLSKRVIPCLDVREGRLTKGIKFSGNENIGDPVKSARRYYEEGADEIVFYDITASAEARGIFLDVVERVAEQIFIPFTVGGGISDVAQMRDVLLAGAEKVSVNSAAVQNPGIISEGAEAFGSQAIVVGMDVLAVPVSADIPSGFEIVIHGGRKRMGIDALAWAKRCQDLGAGELCVNSIDADGTKDGYELTLTKAVVQAVSIPVIASGGAGEPRHMYEAVSRGGAAAALIASIVHYGTYTIRDCKEYMANRGAKVRLTW from the coding sequence GTGCTCAGTAAACGCGTGATCCCCTGCCTTGACGTGCGGGAAGGCCGACTGACAAAAGGTATAAAATTTTCCGGAAATGAAAACATCGGCGACCCGGTGAAAAGCGCGCGCCGCTATTATGAAGAAGGTGCCGACGAAATCGTTTTTTATGACATCACAGCTTCCGCAGAGGCGCGCGGCATTTTTCTGGATGTGGTGGAGCGCGTGGCTGAACAGATTTTCATCCCATTTACCGTCGGTGGCGGCATTTCCGATGTGGCGCAGATGCGCGACGTTCTTCTGGCCGGAGCAGAAAAGGTTTCTGTCAATTCTGCGGCTGTGCAAAATCCCGGCATTATCAGCGAAGGAGCAGAGGCTTTCGGCTCTCAGGCCATTGTGGTGGGCATGGACGTGCTGGCCGTGCCGGTGAGCGCAGACATCCCTTCCGGCTTTGAAATTGTGATCCACGGCGGGCGAAAACGCATGGGCATTGACGCGCTTGCCTGGGCAAAGCGCTGCCAGGATCTGGGCGCGGGAGAACTCTGCGTCAACTCCATTGACGCGGACGGCACAAAAGACGGCTACGAACTCACGCTGACAAAAGCCGTCGTGCAGGCTGTGTCCATCCCGGTCATCGCATCAGGCGGCGCGGGCGAGCCGCGGCACATGTACGAAGCAGTCAGCCGGGGCGGCGCGGCGGCGGCGCTTATTGCCTCCATTGTGCACTACGGAACATACACTATCCGGGACTGCAAGGAGTATATGGCAAACCGGGGCGCAAAAGTGCGATTGACATGGTAG
- a CDS encoding FmdB family zinc ribbon protein, producing MPIYEYLCPQCRHLFEEWTKSAQDSAPEPCPRCGASAPRVISQTSFVLKGDGWYVSDYGYRKGVKEDGDVAAEPTESAEKSRSQADATEAATAVDTDAAQAKPVQAKDADTQAKPKRTSPPPAAPARKDAVATPRNSGIRGQENA from the coding sequence ATGCCTATTTACGAATACCTTTGTCCCCAGTGCCGTCATCTTTTTGAGGAATGGACAAAATCGGCGCAGGACAGCGCGCCGGAACCCTGCCCGCGTTGCGGCGCTTCCGCGCCCAGGGTCATCTCCCAGACGTCCTTTGTGCTCAAAGGTGACGGCTGGTATGTGAGTGACTACGGATACCGAAAAGGCGTCAAGGAAGACGGTGATGTTGCGGCCGAACCGACGGAATCTGCGGAAAAAAGCCGGAGTCAGGCTGACGCGACAGAGGCGGCAACTGCCGTCGATACCGATGCGGCACAGGCAAAACCGGTACAGGCCAAGGATGCCGACACTCAGGCAAAGCCGAAAAGGACTTCCCCGCCCCCAGCCGCTCCGGCCCGGAAAGACGCTGTCGCAACGCCACGGAACAGCGGAATAAGGGGACAAGAGAACGCATGA
- the purB gene encoding adenylosuccinate lyase, with product MIERYTRSEMGRIWTLENRYRAWLAVELAVCEAWRDAGRIPDEAMSVIRARADVDVQRIQAIEETTRHDVIAFLTSLEEKVGDDARFIHLGCTSSDIVDTANALLLVEAGELILTDLDTLLEALETLARRHKGALCMGRTHGIHAYPTSFGLKLAGFYAEFSRHRARVNSATENVRVGKISGAVGTYAFLSPELEHNALSRLKLKADEHSTQIIQRDRYAHFFSALAIMAGGVERLCVELRHLQCTEMMEVEEGFARGQKGSSAMPHKKNPISAENMSGLARLMRSNALAAMENQPLWHERDISHSSVERVIMPDSTILADYVLTRLTDLLRGLVVKPDRMRENMAKSFGLYHSQRVLTALIDAGLSRQKAYETVQRLAMKSWETRRSFPELALADAEIRACLNEAALAALFDETYCLQHEDAVFARVFAQLAQPEHFYE from the coding sequence ATGATCGAACGTTACACGCGATCGGAAATGGGACGCATCTGGACCCTGGAAAATCGTTACCGTGCCTGGCTTGCGGTGGAGCTGGCCGTTTGCGAGGCATGGCGCGATGCCGGACGCATTCCGGACGAAGCCATGTCCGTCATACGCGCACGGGCTGATGTTGATGTGCAGCGCATACAGGCTATTGAAGAGACAACACGCCACGATGTGATAGCTTTTCTGACAAGTCTGGAAGAAAAAGTGGGTGACGATGCCCGTTTTATCCATCTTGGCTGCACGTCGTCCGATATTGTGGATACGGCAAACGCCCTGCTGCTTGTTGAAGCGGGAGAGCTGATTCTCACCGACCTTGATACCTTGCTGGAGGCACTGGAAACCCTCGCTCGCCGCCATAAGGGCGCGCTCTGCATGGGCCGTACGCACGGCATACACGCATATCCCACGAGTTTTGGCCTTAAACTGGCCGGTTTTTATGCGGAATTTTCCCGCCATCGCGCTCGCGTCAATTCCGCGACGGAAAACGTGCGCGTGGGCAAAATTTCCGGAGCCGTCGGCACATACGCCTTCCTTTCGCCGGAACTGGAGCACAATGCTCTTTCGCGTCTCAAGCTCAAGGCGGACGAGCACTCCACACAGATTATCCAGCGCGACCGCTACGCGCACTTTTTCTCCGCGCTCGCGATTATGGCAGGCGGTGTGGAGCGGCTGTGCGTGGAACTGCGGCATTTGCAGTGCACGGAAATGATGGAAGTGGAAGAGGGTTTTGCCAGAGGCCAGAAGGGATCATCCGCCATGCCGCACAAAAAAAATCCCATCTCGGCAGAAAACATGAGCGGCCTTGCGCGTCTCATGCGTTCCAACGCTCTGGCCGCCATGGAAAACCAGCCGCTTTGGCATGAAAGAGACATCAGCCATTCTTCCGTTGAACGCGTTATCATGCCCGATTCCACAATTCTTGCCGATTATGTGTTGACACGTCTGACCGATCTTTTGCGCGGCCTTGTCGTCAAACCTGACCGCATGCGCGAAAACATGGCAAAATCTTTCGGCCTGTACCATTCGCAGCGCGTGCTCACCGCCCTCATTGACGCGGGGCTGTCCCGGCAAAAAGCTTATGAAACCGTGCAGCGGCTTGCCATGAAAAGCTGGGAGACCCGCCGCTCCTTCCCTGAACTGGCGCTGGCCGACGCGGAAATACGCGCATGCCTGAACGAAGCGGCGCTTGCGGCCCTGTTTGATGAAACGTACTGTCTGCAACATGAAGACGCTGTTTTTGCGCGTGTGTTTGCACAGCTCGCACAACCAGAACATTTTTATGAATGA
- the pyrE gene encoding orotate phosphoribosyltransferase codes for MNDHKRRLAKLLVEKSYRDGNFVLASGRRSDYYFDCRVTALHAEGSRLIGLLFNDLLKNVDIKGVGGMTMGADPLISAVTVLSCGTGRLLHGLLVRKEAKGHGTNQFVEGLGNFSAGDAVAMLEDVVTTGASLLKACDRVREAGLAVTAVCAILDREEGGREKLEAAGYNLLALFTRRELLKLASE; via the coding sequence ATGAATGATCATAAACGACGCTTGGCAAAACTTCTGGTGGAAAAATCCTATCGTGATGGCAATTTTGTTCTGGCCTCCGGCCGCAGAAGCGATTATTATTTCGACTGCAGGGTCACGGCCCTTCACGCCGAAGGCTCAAGGCTTATCGGACTTTTGTTCAACGACCTGCTCAAAAACGTTGACATCAAGGGCGTAGGAGGAATGACCATGGGCGCGGATCCGTTGATTTCGGCCGTCACTGTCCTCTCCTGCGGCACAGGGCGTTTGCTGCACGGCCTTCTGGTGCGCAAAGAAGCCAAGGGGCACGGCACAAACCAGTTTGTGGAGGGGCTCGGCAATTTCAGCGCGGGCGACGCCGTCGCCATGCTGGAAGATGTGGTCACCACCGGCGCGTCATTGCTCAAAGCCTGCGACAGAGTGCGCGAGGCCGGGCTTGCCGTTACTGCCGTTTGCGCCATTCTTGACAGGGAGGAAGGGGGACGTGAAAAGCTTGAAGCGGCGGGATATAACCTGCTTGCGCTTTTCACACGCAGGGAACTGCTGAAGCTGGCTTCTGAGTAA